The following proteins are encoded in a genomic region of bacterium:
- a CDS encoding glycosyltransferase family 9 protein produces the protein MKILIVRNDGIGDIILTLPAISGIRRLYPDASISILVSPYTKDILWNNKDIDEIIVDDKGIFETSKMLFKTKFDIAFIFYPNLRNAFISFLAGIPERIGTGYKPCGILFNKRRYIHRRDIHESNWCLKLVNSQQTVVHSPKIFVKDEDLKYAKSLISEIPEPIIGIHPGCKGSALNWTSERYTKLIEKIEERYKTRPIITGGMNDKQVIDRIIRETKANPLNLYGKTNLGELIALISLFSIFIGPSTGPLHIASCLGVKTIGLFPLISSQSPKKWHPLGENYYLLTPDIICKEKRCKGLKCKEYNCMERIKEEDILEKIEECI, from the coding sequence AATTCTCATTGTAAGAAATGATGGGATTGGTGACATTATTCTTACCCTTCCTGCAATTTCTGGCATAAGAAGGCTATATCCAGATGCCTCTATTTCTATTCTTGTATCGCCCTATACCAAAGATATTTTATGGAATAACAAAGATATAGATGAAATTATTGTTGATGACAAAGGCATTTTTGAAACCTCCAAAATGCTTTTTAAAACCAAATTTGATATTGCATTCATTTTTTATCCAAATTTAAGAAATGCCTTTATTTCCTTTCTTGCTGGAATACCAGAAAGGATTGGAACAGGATATAAGCCTTGTGGAATTTTATTTAACAAAAGAAGGTATATACACAGAAGGGATATCCATGAATCTAATTGGTGCCTTAAGTTAGTCAATAGTCAACAGACCGTAGTCCATAGTCCAAAGATTTTTGTTAAGGATGAAGATTTAAAATATGCAAAAAGCCTTATTTCTGAAATACCAGAGCCAATCATTGGGATACATCCAGGGTGTAAAGGTAGTGCATTGAATTGGACAAGCGAAAGATATACTAAATTGATTGAAAAGATAGAGGAAAGGTATAAAACACGACCAATTATCACAGGAGGAATGAATGATAAGCAAGTAATAGATAGGATAATTAGAGAAACAAAAGCAAATCCCCTTAATCTTTATGGAAAAACAAATTTAGGAGAGCTTATTGCCCTTATTTCTCTTTTTTCCATATTTATTGGACCAAGCACAGGGCCTTTGCATATCGCATCTTGTTTAGGTGTTAAAACAATTGGCTTATTTCCTCTAATTTCATCACAAAGCCCAAAAAAATGGCATCCCTTGGGAGAAAATTATTATCTACTTACACCAGACATAATCTGCAAAGAGAAAAGGTGTAAGGGGTTAAAATGCAAGGAATACAATTGTATGGAAAGGATAAAAGAAGAAGATATTTTGGAAAAAATAGAAGAATGTATTTAA
- a CDS encoding PilT/PilU family type 4a pilus ATPase: MITMSIDQMLEKMVETNASDLYIKTGCPPMYKIEGATLPAKMDPLAPEDTEHLAYAIMSDEQKKEFEKEKELNFAYHLPGVRFRVNVYRQRESVAIVFRQIKLQIATLDDLNLPPVFKEISLTPRGLVLVTGATGSGKSTTLAAIIDYRNENRTGHIITIEDPIEFVHLDKKGIVSQREVGIDTFSFPAALKNTLRQAPEVILIGEMRDIETVSSSIYYAETGHLVLSTLHSTNANQTMERVINFFPEEMHPQIFLALSLNLKAVVSQRLIPGIDKKRVAAIEIMLVTPRIKELIRRGQIGGELKGAIEGGRNEGCQSFDQAIFELYQSGKITQEDALRYSDSPNDMRLKMKGLA, from the coding sequence ATGATTACAATGAGTATTGACCAGATGCTTGAGAAAATGGTTGAGACAAATGCATCTGATTTATATATTAAAACAGGTTGTCCTCCTATGTATAAGATAGAAGGAGCTACCTTGCCTGCAAAGATGGATCCATTAGCACCTGAGGATACAGAGCATCTTGCTTATGCTATTATGAGCGATGAACAAAAAAAGGAGTTTGAAAAGGAAAAGGAGCTTAACTTTGCCTATCACCTTCCTGGTGTTAGATTTAGGGTAAATGTCTATAGGCAGAGGGAATCAGTGGCTATTGTCTTCAGGCAGATAAAGCTTCAGATTGCAACATTAGATGACCTTAATCTTCCTCCTGTTTTTAAAGAGATTTCACTAACACCAAGGGGTCTTGTTCTTGTTACAGGTGCAACAGGCTCTGGGAAATCAACAACCCTTGCTGCAATAATAGACTATAGGAACGAGAATAGGACAGGCCATATTATAACCATTGAAGATCCAATAGAATTTGTCCATCTTGATAAAAAAGGCATAGTAAGCCAGAGGGAGGTTGGGATAGATACATTTTCCTTCCCAGCTGCCCTAAAGAATACATTGCGTCAGGCACCAGAGGTTATCCTTATAGGTGAGATGAGGGATATAGAGACCGTTTCATCATCTATCTACTATGCAGAAACAGGACATCTTGTTTTATCAACCCTTCATTCAACAAATGCTAATCAGACAATGGAGAGGGTTATTAACTTTTTTCCAGAGGAGATGCACCCTCAGATATTCCTTGCCTTATCATTAAATCTTAAGGCTGTAGTCTCCCAGAGGCTTATTCCAGGAATTGACAAGAAGCGTGTTGCAGCAATTGAGATTATGCTTGTAACACCAAGGATAAAGGAGCTTATAAGGAGGGGTCAGATTGGTGGCGAGCTAAAAGGAGCCATTGAAGGGGGTAGAAATGAGGGCTGTCAATCATTTGACCAGGCAATATTTGAGCTATATCAAAGTGGAAAAATAACGCAGGAGGATGCCCTTCGCTATTCTGACAGCCCAAATGATATGAGGCTTAAGATGAAGGGATTAGCATAA
- the rplU gene encoding 50S ribosomal protein L21, whose translation MYAVFEVGKKQYLAEEGKVIDIDLLDKHKDSEIEFSDILMVRDENNVIIDNLSAFKIKARVLGEKKAKKITIMKHIPRKGHHKKIGHRQKYTSILIEKIEGPLAQLVRASDS comes from the coding sequence ATGTATGCTGTTTTTGAGGTAGGAAAAAAACAATATTTAGCAGAGGAGGGAAAGGTTATAGATATTGACCTTTTGGATAAACATAAGGATAGTGAAATTGAATTTTCTGATATCCTGATGGTAAGGGATGAGAATAATGTTATAATTGATAACCTTTCAGCCTTTAAGATAAAAGCAAGGGTTTTGGGAGAGAAAAAAGCTAAAAAGATTACCATAATGAAGCATATCCCAAGAAAGGGTCATCACAAAAAGATAGGCCATAGGCAAAAATACACATCAATTCTTATAGAAAAGATAGAAGGGCCCTTAGCTCAGTTGGTTAGAGCATCTGACTCATAA